CGTTAGATCAAGTAGTTTAACTCCATTTTGTTGTGCGACAGATTTTGCTGATGGGGTAAATCCACCTGTAGAAACAAAGAGACTGCTTGCTCCAATTGGGTTTGCTCCTAGAAGCTGTTGTATTTCAGGGCCACCTGCGGAAGTTTTGCGATGTTTTACTTGTACTTTAATGATTGGCTTTTCGAAACCGAAAGCATCACGATGAGCAATGATATCGACACCGCCATCGGGACCTTTAGGACTAATCCGCACCTGATAACCCATTGCCTCTAATAGTCCACCAACCAAGTCTTGCATTTGCCAGGCATCAATCTTATCTATAGCGTCTTCAAGCATTGTCATCGCTTGCTGGATAAACTCTTCCTTATCTGCACCCGTGTCATTTTCATCTTGTGTAGTTGGTACCGGTGTATATCCTTGTCCCTGCAATAAACTATCAAATTCTTGCGCCCAACCGTCAACTCGAAACACTGTTGAAATACCACCGAGTGTGTTTTTTGCTCCTTGAGAAAGATCATCGCGTGAAATTCGTTTTTGTTCCCATTGAACCCCGATTACGTTTGGATAGTAATCACTAATAATAGCCGGATTGTGAGAAAATGGTTGGGTTACCGTGCCAATCAGGTATTCTCGTGTCTCTTTTGAGTATGTAATGATCTTGTCTCCCTTTTGTATTTCCCTGCTAAATTTCCACACTTGACTGGCCCACTGAATTCTGGTTCCAGGCTTTTCGTTTGTAAACACTGCATGAGCCTTCTCTACCAGTTTATCTCTGGTTTGATAAGACAAAGGATTCCCCAGTTTACTCCAGCCGATTGATACGACATTTTCCCCTAACCATTCCGGTATTAATTCATTACTATCTCCCGCTCGTACCATCCACCATTTGGTCATGTATCTTTCCTCCTATGTAGTAGAAACGGAACCAGAACTACATCAGTTATCATCTACCTGTCTTTCTCTCGATTGAAAATATACCTACCAAAACGTCGCCGCATGAAATGCCTATTAAAGTTGTATTGGGCTAAGTTTTTATCTTTTGTATCTTTTGTCGAGGAGTCCCTATTCAAACACTTGCCCAAAGCGTTACTAAACATAATTAAATTATACAATAATACTCTCGACCTATCTTGATTGAAATCTACTTATATTTACCAAGAATATTACATGATTGTAACACTGGAATGTATTTATCCACTATTTTTTTACATATCCTGCCTAACGGCGAAACTGCAATTATCTACAAAACTAATAGAGACAAGAAAGTTGAACAAATTTTTGCTCAGTTCCACAATACAGAATACAAGGGGGGTACCAGCCGTTTCATGCCCTACCCGGTTCCCATATGGACTGTGATCTACTGCTCGCCAGTAGGTTACAGTCCTTTTTTGTTTTACTTGATGACTATGTCAGCAAGCAGAGAAGATGAAAAGGTTCCATCACTGAAAGGAGGTGATTCAAATCATCCGGGCGTTGTTGATTCCAAAGGCTACCCGGAGAACAGATAGTTTGTTGCCATATATGTGTAGTGAACAAAATCTTGCAGAATGGAGGAAACATGAAATGGAAGTAAAGCTCTTTGTAGCCAATCTGGCAAAGTACAACGAAGGAAAACTGGTCGGACTGGTTAAACCTGCCGATGAATCCGGAAGAACTGATGGAAAGATTGCAACACGTTTTGGGTGAGGATGAAGAATACGCGAATCCACGATTACGAAGTTCCCTTTCATATCAGTGAGTATGAGAACGCTTTTGAAATTAATGATACCGCCCTTTTCTTGGCCCGGTACGACAGCAAGATTGTGATTGCCCTCTCTGAATGCTTGGTCAACCTACAGGAAGTTGTGTGGTTGTTGGAGTATGGTGAATACAGTGTGTTTTCGACGTGAACAACCTTTGGGATGTCGCTGAGGAAATGGTAGATGAAGGCTACTTCGGCCCCATTCCCCTTTCAATCAGTTGCTATCTCGATTATAAAAAGATTGCTAGAGATTTGCAGATGAACGGATGGTACATGCATTATACGTTAAGGGTTGCGGTTCGTCCTTACATCTGATGAGGATTATTTCTCCCTCCTCTACATGAATCAATATCACTGTTACCTCTGCCTGCTGTATTAAAGCGGGTTATTTGTGTTGCCATTCCTATGAACGTAGCAAGTTACGAGATTTTTTAACAAGGAAAGAAGGTGGTCTACCAATGAAGGAATTATTAAACATGCTGGAATTGAAACAGGCGGAATTGCTGGTACGCGAAAGGATGCTACGCAACAGCGACACTAGCCATCCAGTCAATGCACATAATCTTGAACAAGTTCGTAATCGAGTCAAGTCTTTGCAAATTCAGATAGACATGATTGACGTTCTGCGATCCGTTGAGAATGAGTTCAGTAAAAGAGAAAGGACTGATTCAAGTGCAACAAAACAAACTGAAGCTGTTGAACGACACTCTTCAAATATTGTTGAACCGTTTGGCTCTCAACGATGATATTCATATTCAGATAGCTGGATACGTCTTGCAGTCGGATATTGTCCGCTACAGGAAGTTTGATTGCGATCCTGCTATCAGCCAAGTAGTACCCGTACAATCACTTTCATCAACATTGAAAAATCGACAGCAAACCTAGATGACTCATCTGCATGCAAACCACACGCAGATGGGTCATTTTTTCATTTCAGCCATTGAAGGGAGGTGAAGATCAATGCGTAGAAAAGTGGACTTGTACGAACAACGAAACTGGCTGTTGGCGGCATTGCGCCATTTGAGAGGAATCAAGCAGATGCGTCCTGATTGGGGACGGTTATATGCGCTACCCTTTCACGACTGGTTCTCATAGAAATGCAGATTGAACAGATGGAAAAACAAAAAGAGGGCGTGACCACAAAGGTGCACACCCAAATAAAAAACGGTTAATTGCAGTTTATCGTGTTCCATCCATCGGCACAAGGAGGGTATTTCGCCCTCCTTATTTCATTTTATGGAGGTAATGTATGACCGATAAATATACCGCTCAACCAACTCTAACGACCGTTCTCTCTCAGCTTATAAACGTGAAACCGGAAAGAAGAATCATCCAAGACCTGATAGCTCGCTTCCCTACCCTCCCTGACCTGCTAGACGCAACAGAAGACGAGTTGAAGGCCATTTCCGGTATCGGGGTGGTCAAGACCCAGCAAATCATTTCTGCGTTAGATATGGCACGCTCCATATGCTTACGAGCGACCTTCCCATCAATTGTCCGATCTGCAAGAGACATATTTGAGCATCTCAGGGTAGAAATGCAGTATCTCCCCAAAGAGCATTTTGTGGTCGTTGGACTGGATAACAAAATACGGACTCTTTTCTGGGAGGTAGTCGCAGTCGGATCATTGGATGCGGCAATCATCCATCCACGAGAAGCGTTCCGTCCCGTGTTGAATAGGAACTCAGATGCAGTGATCTTTGTTCACAATCATCCCTCTGGCGATCCAACCCCATCCAAAGAGGACATCGAAATAACCAAAAGACTACGACAGGCAGGAGAAATTCTGGATGTCCGGGTTATCGATCACATTATCGTTGGGTTCGAGACATATTGCTCTTTAGCCGAACAAGGGCATCTATAACATACAGGAGGCCAAAGCTATGATAAATCAACCCTTCACGAGCAAACCGCATCATCAACATATCCTGAAAGAAACACAGCTAGTCGATGCCTTTCACACACTGATGACGCAGGTTTCCCATCCTCAACAAGCTTACTACGCTTTCCGACGAGGATATCCAACGTATCGCAGGCAGTAACGCCACTGCAACGAAACATTTGCGGGCTACGTTACATCTTGCTCATCTCCTTGCCGTTCCGCAAAAACGACAGCATGTTACTGTTCGTCATCCTAGAGATATTGTCCAGTATTGCAGAGACAACATTGCGAATTTCGGCGAGAGAACCACGTTCCTGATCGGGTTAAATACCAAGAACATGATCCTCACCGACTCGAATAACATCAGATTTAGCACGCTATACATTGAACCCCTAACAAAAAGCCTTGATATGACGAGCTTCCCAAACCGCAATGAATAGCGAGCCTTCCCCACAAACGAAAAAAGCCACCTCTACAGGTGACATCACTGATATGTAAGGTGGAGGCGGGGGGATTCGAACCCCCGTCCGAAAACAGCGATACATGAGCATCTCCGAGCGCAGTCACTCATTTAAATTTCGGTACCGGATTCGCGGAGTGACGCGCTGACCCGTTACCTAGCCTGATTGATCTTCTTCCTTCGGCTCCAGGCGGAAGCCTCCGGCGTATCCCACTAAAGTTGAGCGCTAGTCATGCCACATGGGCGATGGAATGGTAGCGCCTCACTGGTTATTAAGCAGCGAGAGAAAGTTGTTTGTTGCCAGTTAATGGCGTTCCGCGTTGTTGACGAGGTCCGCAGCCCCCCGGCTCGCTTCTCATGCTCTACCATCCCCGTCGAATCCAGAACGCCCCCCAGGTAGGTGAGAAAAAGTCTAGGTGAAGAGCCATTAAATCCGCACCTAGACTGAATGATTACTAACAGTGTATTGGCTTGTTGTTGCTTATTAAATATAGCATAGGCAACACCCAAAACTCAACGTTGATTG
This genomic stretch from Brevibacillus brevis harbors:
- a CDS encoding restriction endonuclease translates to MTKWWMVRAGDSNELIPEWLGENVVSIGWSKLGNPLSYQTRDKLVEKAHAVFTNEKPGTRIQWASQVWKFSREIQKGDKIITYSKETREYLIGTVTQPFSHNPAIISDYYPNVIGVQWEQKRISRDDLSQGAKNTLGGISTVFRVDGWAQEFDSLLQGQGYTPVPTTQDENDTGADKEEFIQQAMTMLEDAIDKIDAWQMQDLVGGLLEAMGYQVRISPKGPDGGVDIIAHRDAFGFEKPIIKVQVKHRKTSAGGPEIQQLLGANPIGASSLFVSTGGFTPSAKSVAQQNGVKLLDLTELVELVSEWYEKMTVAKKALLPLRRIYIPM
- a CDS encoding antirestriction protein ArdA produces the protein MEVKLFVANLAKYNEGKLVGLVKPADESGRTDGKIATRFG
- a CDS encoding antirestriction protein ArdA — encoded protein: MNNLWDVAEEMVDEGYFGPIPLSISCYLDYKKIARDLQMNGWYMHYTLRVAVRPYI
- the radC gene encoding RadC family protein gives rise to the protein MTDKYTAQPTLTTVLSQLINVKPERRIIQDLIARFPTLPDLLDATEDELKAISGIGVVKTQQIISALDMARSICLRATFPSIVRSARDIFEHLRVEMQYLPKEHFVVVGLDNKIRTLFWEVVAVGSLDAAIIHPREAFRPVLNRNSDAVIFVHNHPSGDPTPSKEDIEITKRLRQAGEILDVRVIDHIIVGFETYCSLAEQGHL